A region of the Litchfieldia alkalitelluris genome:
GAAGAAACTTTGAAAAGATAGAAGTTACTCTATGTAAAGTGAAATAAACTACGAAAATAGAACTGCTACTACGAATGAAAAGATGCCACACTATTAGGTTCAAAGTGTACCCTTAAACTGTTAAATGTAATAAGTTTAACAAAATAGCCAAAGAAGGCTCTTTTCTGAAAAGTAAAATGCTAACTAAAAAAGTATTAAGAGTAAAAGAGAGTAATTATACTTAAGAGTTGGATACGGAAGAAAAGATGCCACACTATTAGGTTCAAAGTGTACCCTTAAACTGTTAAATGTAATAAGTTTAACAAATAGCCAAAGAAAAAAAGCTATTTATTATAAAAAGTGATAAAATGTATTTGTCATGTTTTCATTTTGGGGTCAAAACTAAATATGCTAATGTATAGTATTAATTAATGATCCAGTGAAATCAAAAAATCCGTATACTACTTACATTAGGAGGAAGAATCTGTTGAAAAGGCGAATACTATTATTTGGAACACTACTATTGTTATTGATGCTCATGACAGGGTGTACAGAAATCAATGAGGAGATTACAAAGGATAGTGAAGGCTTCTGGAATCAATATATTGTTTATCCATTATCATGGCTAATTACATATGTTGCTGAAGCTACCGGTGAAAACTATGGTTTAGCAATTATTGTTGTAACTCTTATAATTAGATTTGCTATTTTACCTTTGATGATTAAACAAACGAGAAGTTCAAAGGCAATGCAAGCGCTACAGCCTGAAATGCAGGCATTAAGAGAGAAATATAGTTCGAAGGATCAAAAAACTCAACAAAAACTACAACAAGAGACAATGGCTCTTTTTCAAAAACATGGAGTAAATCCTTTAGCAGGATGTTTTCCATTAATTATTCAAATGCCAATTCTTATTGGTTTCTACCATGCAATTATGAGAACTAGAGAAATTGCTGAGCATAACTTTTTATGGTTTGATTTAGGTGATAAAGATCCATATTATTTATTACCCCTAATCGCAGGTGTTACAACATTTATCCAACAAAAGATGATGATGGCTGGAAACGCGCAGCAAAATCCTCAAATGGCCATGATGTTATGGTTAATGCCGATTATGATTGTCGTATTTGCAATTACTTTCCCAGCAGCATTATCACTATACTGGGTTGTCGGGAACTTATTTATGATTGCACAGACTTACTTTATTAAAGGTCCAGAGCTAAAAGAAGCTACTGGTAAATCAGGAGGAGCAAAAAAGTGAAACAAATAACTGCTACTGGGCAAACCGTCGATGAAGCAGTGGAATCAGCTTTAGCTCAACTAGAAACAACAAAAGACCGCGCAGAAATCTCGATCATCAATGAAGGAAAAAAGGGAATCTTCGGGATATTTGGTTCAAAGCCAGCTGTTGTGAAAGTAACAGTGAAAATTGACCCGATCGAAGAGGCTGCTGCTTTTCTTCAGAAGGTAGTTGATTCCATGGGAGTCTCAGCCAAAATTGATATTAAAAGAAATGGTAAAAATGTTACATTTAATCTTACCGGTGAAAAATTAGCGATTTTAATTGGTAAGCGAGGTCAAACGTTAAACTCACTTCAGTATTTAACACAATTGGTGGTTAATCGAGTTTCTAATCAGTATGTAAATATTATTATTGATGCTGAGAATTACAGAGGTAGAAGAGAAGAAACACTAGTTTTACTTGCTGAAAGATTAGCATTAAAGGCGATTCGAACAAAGCAAGATGTTCCATTAGAACCAATGCCGTCTTATGAACGCAAGGTAATTCATACAGCTCTAGTAAATAATAAAAAGGTAAAAACCTTTTCAGCGGGTGCAGATCCAAACCGTCATATTGTTATCTCACCACAGAGATAAAATGATAGCTAAAAGCTAACTCTTAATGAGTTAGCTTTTTTTGCGTTTTTAATTTGTGATGAAATGAGAAAGTAGTTTTACTTGATAGTTATAACTTAGGAGAACATTCAACCCTTTGTATGCACGTTACATAGTTACAAAAAGTTGCTTATGATTACTTTTTTGACAGTCCAGCAAAGATTGGAGTTAATTTATACATCATATTGCCGCAATCCACTGTCTGCCTGAGGCGGAATTGTAGGTAAAAGTACCTAATTCCGCTTTTTGAAGTTCAGTATTAATTGTTTATATGAAAATTAACCTTCGTATCAAAGGTGATTAAAAAGATTGTTATTCACATGTGGATAAGTTAAAATTGGTATAATAAACAAAAATGTGCGTGTAAGTTTTCCGTGTGGATAAATAGGTCATACTAGTAATAAATATTATTATTCACAAAGACGATATGGTAAAATGGATTGCTTGTGGAAAACTAATTAGATCCATAATTTTTATAGAAATGTAAGAGTATATGTGTAGGTAGGTTTAATGAGGTGAGTAAATGGAATTTGACACAATAACAGCAATCTCGACTCCGATGGGAGAGGGAGCAATAGCCATTGTTCGATTAAGTGGAGATGATGCAGTAGAAATTGCGGACCGGCTGTTCAAAGGAAAAGCGGGGAAGAAGCTAAGAGAGTTAAAATCACATACAATACATTATGGGTATATAGTTGATCCGAAAACAGAGGAAACAGTAGAGGAAGTAATGGTCTCGTTGATGAGAGGACCAAAAACTTTTACCCGAGAAGATATAATAGAAATTAATTGCCATGGAGGACTAGTTTCAGTTAATAGAGTGCTTGGACTAGTGTTAACCAATGGGGCAAGATTGGCTGAGCCAGGTGAATTCACAAAGAGGGCCTTTCTAAATGGAAGAATCGACTTGTCACAAGCCGAGGCAGTAATGGATTTAATAAGAGCTAAAACGGACCGAGCGATGAACGTAGCAATCGGCCAAATGGAGGGAAGACTGTCTAATTTAATAAGAGGACTAAGACAGGAGTTACTCGAGGTCTTAGCACATATTGAAGTCAATATTGATTATCCAGAGTATGATGATGTAGAGGAAATGACACATCAGTTATTAATACCTAAGGTTCTAAATGTAAAAAGTGAAATTCAGAAGTTATTAAGGACCTCTAGTCAAGGAAAGATACTTAGAGAAGGACTTTCTACAGTTATTGTTGGAAGACCCAATGTTGGAAAAAGTTCGCTATTAAATAGTTTAGTTCATGAGAATAAAGCTATTGTGACAGATATTCCAGGCACAACAAGAGATGTAATTGAAGAATATGTGAATGTTCGAGGAGTTCCACTTCGGTTAGTTGATACAGCTGGGATAAGAGAAACAGAAGATATCGTCGAACGAATTGGTGTTGAAAGATCACGTGAAGTGTTAAAAAAGGCTGATTTAATCCTATTGGTATTAAATAATAATGAACAATTATCACATGAAGATGAGAAACTCTTTGAAGCAATAAGTGGTATGGATGCTATTATCATTATTAACAAAACGGATTTACCGACAAAAATTGACCTTGATACAGTGAAAAAATTAGCAAATAACCAACCAATTGTCACAACTTCACTTCTTCATGAGAAGGGGATTGATGAATTAGAAGAAGCTATTTCTTCCTTATTCTTCTCTGGCTCGCTCGAAGCTGGTGATTTAACATATGTATCTAATTCTAGACATATTGCTCTTTTACATCAGGCATCTAGCTCAATCGATGAGGCAATTCAAGGAATAGAAACACAGTTACCTATAGATATGGTCCAAATAGATTTAACAAGAACATGGGAATTACTTGGTGAAATTATTGGTGATGCAGTTCATGAGAGCTTAATCAATCAACTTTTTTCACAGTTTTGTTTAGGAAAATAATTTAGTAATTTATTTTATATATCATTCATGCTTCCTTTTATTGTAGATCATGAATTTGATATAAGGAGGTTTCTTAAATATGGGTTATCAAGCTGGCTCATATGATGTCATAGTTATTGGAGCGGGACATGCAGGCTGTGAGGCTGGTCTTTCAGCAGCAAGACAAGGTGCAAAAACTCTAATGATTACGATTAATCTAGATATGGTGGCATTCATGCCATGTAATCCATCAGTTGGAGGTCCTGCAAAAGGGATCGTTGTTCGTGAAATCGACGCTCTTGGTGGAGAAATGGCGAGGAATATTGATAAAACGCATATTCAAATGCGTATGTTAAATACAGGGAAAGGGCCGGCCGTTCGTGCTCTTCGTGCTCAAGCAGATAAGTTTTCATATCAGCATGAGATGAAAAAGACCTTAGAAAATCAAGAAAATTTAACACTTCTTCAAGGAATGGTTGAACGATTAATTGTTGAGGATGATGTATGTAAAGGTGTTGTCACTCAGACGGGTGCCATCTATGAAGCTAAAACAGTTGTCATTACAACGGGTACATTTTTAAGAGGAGAGATTATCTTAGGGGAACTTAAATATTCAAGCGGACCTAATAATCAACAGCCTTCTGTTAAATTATCAGAACACCTTGAAGAACTAGGATTAGACTTAGTTCGATTTAAAACAGGGACACCTCCAAGAGTACATAGTCAGTCAATCGACTATAGCAAAACAGAAATACAACCGGGTGATGATGTTCCGAGAGCATTTTCATATGAAACAACGAAATATATTACAGATCAATTACCTTGCTGGCTGACTTACACAAGTCAAGAAACCCACCAAATAATTGATGATAATTTACACCGTTCTCCAATGTATTCGGGGATGATTAAAGGAACAGGGCCAAGGTATTGTCCTTCTATTGAAGATAAAGTAGTTCGTTTTAATGATAAGCCTAGACATCAAATTTTCTTAGAGCCTGAAGGCAGAAATACTCATGAGGTTTATGTACAAGGTTTATCAACAAGTTTAC
Encoded here:
- the spoIIIJ gene encoding YidC family membrane integrase SpoIIIJ, which translates into the protein MLMTGCTEINEEITKDSEGFWNQYIVYPLSWLITYVAEATGENYGLAIIVVTLIIRFAILPLMIKQTRSSKAMQALQPEMQALREKYSSKDQKTQQKLQQETMALFQKHGVNPLAGCFPLIIQMPILIGFYHAIMRTREIAEHNFLWFDLGDKDPYYLLPLIAGVTTFIQQKMMMAGNAQQNPQMAMMLWLMPIMIVVFAITFPAALSLYWVVGNLFMIAQTYFIKGPELKEATGKSGGAKK
- the jag gene encoding RNA-binding cell elongation regulator Jag/EloR → MKQITATGQTVDEAVESALAQLETTKDRAEISIINEGKKGIFGIFGSKPAVVKVTVKIDPIEEAAAFLQKVVDSMGVSAKIDIKRNGKNVTFNLTGEKLAILIGKRGQTLNSLQYLTQLVVNRVSNQYVNIIIDAENYRGRREETLVLLAERLALKAIRTKQDVPLEPMPSYERKVIHTALVNNKKVKTFSAGADPNRHIVISPQR
- the mnmE gene encoding tRNA uridine-5-carboxymethylaminomethyl(34) synthesis GTPase MnmE, giving the protein MEFDTITAISTPMGEGAIAIVRLSGDDAVEIADRLFKGKAGKKLRELKSHTIHYGYIVDPKTEETVEEVMVSLMRGPKTFTREDIIEINCHGGLVSVNRVLGLVLTNGARLAEPGEFTKRAFLNGRIDLSQAEAVMDLIRAKTDRAMNVAIGQMEGRLSNLIRGLRQELLEVLAHIEVNIDYPEYDDVEEMTHQLLIPKVLNVKSEIQKLLRTSSQGKILREGLSTVIVGRPNVGKSSLLNSLVHENKAIVTDIPGTTRDVIEEYVNVRGVPLRLVDTAGIRETEDIVERIGVERSREVLKKADLILLVLNNNEQLSHEDEKLFEAISGMDAIIIINKTDLPTKIDLDTVKKLANNQPIVTTSLLHEKGIDELEEAISSLFFSGSLEAGDLTYVSNSRHIALLHQASSSIDEAIQGIETQLPIDMVQIDLTRTWELLGEIIGDAVHESLINQLFSQFCLGK
- the mnmG gene encoding tRNA uridine-5-carboxymethylaminomethyl(34) synthesis enzyme MnmG is translated as MGYQAGSYDVIVIGAGHAGCEAGLSAARQGAKTLMITINLDMVAFMPCNPSVGGPAKGIVVREIDALGGEMARNIDKTHIQMRMLNTGKGPAVRALRAQADKFSYQHEMKKTLENQENLTLLQGMVERLIVEDDVCKGVVTQTGAIYEAKTVVITTGTFLRGEIILGELKYSSGPNNQQPSVKLSEHLEELGLDLVRFKTGTPPRVHSQSIDYSKTEIQPGDDVPRAFSYETTKYITDQLPCWLTYTSQETHQIIDDNLHRSPMYSGMIKGTGPRYCPSIEDKVVRFNDKPRHQIFLEPEGRNTHEVYVQGLSTSLPEDVQHKILASIPGLEKVQLMRAGYAIEYDAIVPTQLWPTLETKKIKNLYTAGQINGTSGYEEAAGQGIMAGINAGRRSLDKKEVILSRSDAYIGVLIDDLVTKGTNEPYRLLTSRAEYRLLLRHDNADLRLTKIGHEIGLISDDRYERFLSKKEAIEQEKQRLSSINIKPTNNVQEIIRSVGGSELKDGIKAIDLLKRPEMVYSHINQMVPSEIAVDPDVAEQVEIQVKYEGYIEKSLQQVERLKKMENKKIPENIDYDAISGLASEARQKLKEVRPLSVAQASRISGVNPADVSILLVYIEQGKIARVSNQ